In Syntrophales bacterium, a genomic segment contains:
- a CDS encoding universal stress protein, with protein sequence MYQKILVPLDGSKVAEEVILPHVRSVAEEGRKVGEMILLQVIETPPAWVMEGSGFQESHEAQKKTAKEYLSKIQSQLNLEGVNVTSEVLVGNAAETIIDFAKQKKVNLILMTTNVSSTISQLIIGSVANKVMRYSRIPVLMVRPAATEC encoded by the coding sequence ATGTACCAAAAGATACTTGTTCCCCTCGATGGGTCTAAGGTTGCGGAGGAGGTTATTCTGCCCCATGTAAGATCAGTAGCCGAGGAGGGTCGTAAGGTAGGGGAGATGATACTCTTACAAGTTATAGAGACCCCTCCCGCCTGGGTAATGGAAGGTAGTGGTTTTCAAGAATCTCATGAGGCTCAGAAAAAAACAGCTAAAGAATATCTTTCTAAGATACAATCCCAGCTTAATTTGGAAGGAGTGAATGTCACCTCAGAAGTATTGGTAGGTAACGCTGCGGAAACTATAATAGATTTTGCCAAACAGAAGAAGGTGAACCTCATCCTCATGACCACGAATGTCAGCTCTACTATAAGTCAGTTGATCATCGGCAGCGTAGCAAATAAGGTAATGCGGTATTCCAGGATACCGGTACTGATGGTGAGACCCGCTGCGACGGAATGTTAG